A genomic segment from Vespa crabro chromosome 25, iyVesCrab1.2, whole genome shotgun sequence encodes:
- the LOC124432384 gene encoding uncharacterized protein LOC124432384 — protein sequence MQRGTALCALKGNKWMANVKQLITVTLAQVNPECTWEIVSKDITPWRSAPKMKLEYCNNAGVAARQYSRNVRSINPFGITAAYWRHPPNILWVLPPPIGGIC from the exons ATGCAAAGAGGGACTGCGTTGTGTGCTCTAAAAGGAAACAAATGGATGGCAAACGTCAAACAATTGATTACTGTGACACTTGCCCAAGTAAATCCAGAATGCACATGGGAGATTGTTTCCAAAGATATTACACCATG GCGTTCCGCTCCAAAAATGAAACTCGAGTACTGCAACAATGCCGGAGTTGCTGCTAGGCAGTACTCGAGAAACGTGCGGAGCATTAACCCTTTCGGTATTACCGCCGCCTATTGGCGGCATCCACCAAACATTCTCTGGGTCCTACCGCCGCCAATTGGCGGCATATGCTAA
- the LOC124432381 gene encoding piggyBac transposable element-derived protein 4-like gives MSGKRMKKEQCIKGIIDSKSDSDKENKYNLAYRKRRRYNPVFSTSESEEAEKPELRIDTPSSIKWTSKKPSPKIHDFTSHHSGVVGDNLNHSSKILDYFRLLFSEDLVKFIVERTNNYWCRQLKRDQLDASEEMDVDELYCFIAASLLMTRIKKISLKEYWSEDKLLRSDIFSQIMSKDRYFSLLKMLHFSDKASRTADRLYKINKVVDMLRVSFNNAFQPYQRLCIDESLLLYKGRLSLKQYIRSKNNRFGIKSFLLCDCKTGYIQDIIIYCKTDTTVATKYQYIGKPGNIVMSLLQPFLNKGHTIYLDNWFSSPILFNLLHKNSTNACGTVQRRQKELPKITDKLEKGEAVFRSSENLLAMKWCDRKEFYMLSTIHTVEFAEVPKKSKKNEVILKPKCIIDYISSMDTIDKSDIAISTVDATCKSLKWYRKYFFHLIDICVWNAFCLYKHITEEQISMAKFHLQLIKEILEKYHKNHEYHQYDGSESNYPTRLIGKHFPTVYQSGKKNRKRRCVVCTAGGIRRESKYHCEQCNVGLCVSPCFENYHTKLQY, from the coding sequence ATGAGTGGAAAACGcatgaaaaaagaacaatgtaTAAAGGGAATCATTGATTCCAAAAGTGAttctgataaagaaaataaatataatttagcaTATCGCAAAAGGAGGAGGTACAATCCTGTATTTAGCACCTCGGAATCTGAAGAAGCAGAAAAGCCTGAACTACGAATTGATACTCCCTCTAGCATCAAATGGACATCAAAGAAGCCTAGTCCAAAAATTCATGATTTTACGTCACATCATTCAGGAGTAGTAGGAGACAATTTAAATCATTCGTCGAAAATTTTAGATTACTTCAGACTGCTTTTTTCTGAAGATTTAGTTAAATTTATTGTGGAAAGAACAAACAATTACTGGTGTCGACAGCTCAAAAGGGATCAGTTAGACGCTTCAGAAGAGATGGATGTGGAtgaattatattgttttattgctGCGTCTTTATTAATGACGCGAATCAAAAAGATATCCTTAAAGGAATATTGGTCTGAGGATAAACTTCTCCGAAGCGATATTTTCAGTCAAATTATGAGTAAAGATCGTTACTTTTCATTATTGAAAATGTTACATTTTTCGGACAAAGCCAGCCGCACTGCTGATcgtttatacaaaataaataaagtagtGGACATGCTACGAGTATCATTTAACAATGCATTTCAACCATACCAGCGATTATGTATAGACGAAAGTCTACTCCTCTACAAAGGCCGTCTCTCGCTTAAACAATATATTCGCTCGAAAAACAATAGGTTTGGTATAAAATCATTCCTACTTTGTGACTGTAAAACGGGTTATATCCAagatataatcatttattgtAAGACTGATACTACTGTAGCTAccaaatatcaatatattggAAAGCCAGGGAACATTGTAATGTCACTTTTGCAACCTTTTCTAAACAAAGGCCATACTATTTATCTGGACAACTGGTTTTCCAGTCCCATATTGTTTAACCTACTCCACAAAAATAGTACGAATGCTTGTGGCACCGTGCaaagaagacagaaagagTTGCCTAAAATAACTGATAAATTGGAAAAAGGAGAGGCAGTGTTCCGTTCATCTGAAAATTTGTTGGCAATGAAATGGTGTGATAGAAAGGAATTTTATATGCTTTCCACTATTCATACCGTAGAATTTGCAGAAGTACCTAAGaagtcaaaaaaaaatgaagttatTCTAAAGCCAAAATGCATAATAGATTATATCTCTTCAATGGATACAATCGATAAATCAGATATAGCGATAAGTACTGTCGATGCAACTTGCAAAAGTTTAAAGTGGTAtcgcaaatattttttccactTGATCGACATTTGCGTGTGGAACGCATTCTGCCTATATAAGCACATCACAGAAGAACAAATCTCAATGGCGAAATTTCACCTTCAATTAATTAaggaaatattagaaaaatatcataagAATCATGAATATCATCAGTACGATGGATCAGAAAGTAATTATCCCACAAGGCTCATAGGGAAACATTTTCCTACGGTATATCagtcaggaaaaaaaaatcgaaaacgaAGATGCGTTGTATGTACGGCTGGTGGTATAAGACGTGAATCCAAGTATCACTGCGAACAATGTAATGTGGGCTTGTGCGTTTCCCCttgtttcgaaaattatcacaCCAAGTTACAGTATTAG